A window of Campylobacter cuniculorum DSM 23162 = LMG 24588 contains these coding sequences:
- the rimO gene encoding 30S ribosomal protein S12 methylthiotransferase RimO, which produces MQKLYILSLGCNKNLVDSEIMLGRLSKYKLTDEPSEAHVLIVNTCGFIESAKKESIHAILSLHQKRKKDSLLVVTGCLMQRYRDKLMKELPEVDLFTGVGDYEKIDELILKRQNLFSPEVYLQSEETQRLITGSNFHTFIKISEGCNQKCSFCAIPSFKGRLKSREISSVVKEVKELVLRGYKDFSFIAQDSSSYLLDKGVKNGLIALIDELEKIKGIRAARILYLYPTSLSEALIQRIIDSKIFVNYFDMPLQHISDKMLKLMKRGSTKSRLKKLLNLMKAAPDSFLRTGFIVGHPFEDEEDFKELCEFVKEFHFDRISVFAYSKEEQTPAFNMQQISPKIIQSRLKILEKIVDESTEKSFKRELGQIRKVFCTGKSSEGEFFIAGKDLRWDRDIDGEILINESLCGTLEMGELYECEILQSLDKKLLARALRKIDD; this is translated from the coding sequence CATGTGCTTATCGTTAATACTTGCGGTTTTATAGAAAGTGCAAAAAAAGAAAGCATTCATGCTATTTTAAGTTTGCATCAAAAACGTAAGAAGGATTCACTCTTAGTCGTAACCGGCTGTTTGATGCAAAGATATAGAGATAAATTGATGAAAGAATTGCCTGAAGTGGATCTTTTTACGGGAGTGGGGGATTATGAAAAAATCGATGAGCTTATTCTTAAAAGACAAAATTTATTTTCACCTGAGGTTTATTTGCAAAGTGAAGAAACTCAACGTTTAATCACGGGTTCAAATTTTCATACTTTCATCAAAATTTCTGAAGGTTGCAATCAAAAATGTTCATTTTGTGCAATACCAAGTTTTAAAGGCAGGTTAAAATCTAGAGAAATTTCAAGTGTGGTTAAGGAGGTTAAAGAACTTGTTTTGCGAGGTTATAAGGATTTTTCTTTCATTGCACAAGATAGCAGTTCTTATCTTTTGGATAAAGGCGTTAAAAATGGCTTGATTGCGTTGATTGATGAACTTGAAAAAATCAAAGGTATAAGAGCAGCACGAATTTTATATCTTTATCCTACAAGTTTGAGTGAGGCTTTGATACAAAGGATTATTGATTCTAAAATTTTTGTCAATTATTTTGATATGCCTCTGCAACATATTAGTGATAAAATGCTCAAACTTATGAAACGAGGGAGCACAAAATCAAGACTTAAAAAGCTTTTAAATTTAATGAAAGCCGCACCGGATAGTTTTTTAAGAACGGGTTTTATCGTAGGACATCCCTTTGAAGATGAGGAGGATTTTAAAGAACTTTGTGAATTTGTTAAAGAATTTCATTTTGATAGAATCAGTGTTTTTGCATATTCTAAAGAAGAGCAAACTCCTGCTTTTAATATGCAACAAATTAGTCCTAAAATCATACAATCAAGGCTTAAAATTTTAGAAAAAATTGTCGATGAAAGCACAGAAAAAAGTTTTAAGAGAGAACTTGGTCAAATTCGCAAGGTTTTTTGCACAGGTAAAAGCAGCGAGGGCGAATTTTTTATTGCTGGAAAAGATTTAAGATGGGATAGAGATATTGATGGAGAGATTCTCATCAATGAAAGTTTATGCGGAACTTTGGAAATGGGAGAGCTTTATGAGTGTGAAATTTTGCAAAGTTTGGATAAAAAACTTCTTGCAAGAGCCTTAAGAAAAATTGATGATTAA